From a region of the Candidatus Jettenia caeni genome:
- a CDS encoding 50S ribosomal protein L16, which yields MGKGKGEPELWVAVVKPGTILYELSGINEEIARQTFNRMAHKMPVKVRLVQRRKIV from the coding sequence ATGGGTAAAGGTAAAGGAGAACCAGAATTATGGGTAGCTGTTGTTAAACCAGGGACTATTCTCTATGAGCTTAGTGGTATAAATGAGGAAATAGCGAGGCAAACCTTTAATAGAATGGCCCATAAAATGCCAGTTAAAGTAAGGCTCGTACAAAGGAGAAAAATAGTTTGA
- a CDS encoding 50S ribosomal protein L29, with protein MKASEIRSKSRQEILEEVDASRRELLNIKFQWQAGETRNPAQKMSVRKSIARLLTILREMDSYAHKHLGEKE; from the coding sequence TTGAAAGCTAGTGAAATTAGAAGTAAATCAAGACAAGAAATTTTGGAAGAAGTTGATGCTAGCAGGCGTGAATTATTGAATATTAAATTTCAATGGCAAGCAGGTGAGACGAGAAATCCGGCTCAAAAAATGAGTGTTAGGAAAAGCATTGCAAGGTTGTTGACCATATTAAGAGAAATGGATTCTTATGCACATAAGCATCTCGGTGAAAAGGAGTAG
- a CDS encoding 30S ribosomal protein S17, with amino-acid sequence MERDDKRGKRRKIIGTVVGNKMQKTIVVEVVNLLKHKKYGKYIKRASFYKTHDENNQAKIGDKVEIIETRPLSKTKTTKLVRIITK; translated from the coding sequence ATGGAGCGCGATGATAAAAGAGGTAAGAGAAGAAAAATAATAGGAACAGTAGTTGGGAATAAGATGCAGAAGACTATAGTAGTTGAAGTAGTGAATCTTCTGAAGCACAAAAAATATGGTAAGTATATAAAAAGGGCCTCGTTCTATAAGACTCATGACGAAAATAATCAGGCAAAGATAGGTGATAAGGTAGAGATTATCGAAACAAGACCGTTGAGTAAAACAAAAACTACAAAATTAGTCAGGATTATAACAAAATAA
- a CDS encoding 50S ribosomal protein L14: MIMEQTKLEIADNSGAKKAKCIKVLGGTSRKYATVGDIIVAAVKKAIPDGVVKKGDVVKGVVVRTRKNIRRDDGSYLKFDKNAIVIIDNDGNPRGTRIFGAVARELRQKNFMKIISLAAEVV; this comes from the coding sequence ATGATAATGGAACAGACAAAATTAGAGATTGCAGATAACAGTGGAGCTAAGAAAGCCAAATGCATAAAAGTGTTAGGGGGGACAAGTAGAAAATACGCAACGGTTGGTGATATTATAGTTGCTGCTGTTAAAAAGGCAATACCTGATGGAGTTGTGAAAAAAGGGGATGTTGTAAAGGGAGTTGTTGTGCGTACAAGAAAAAATATACGGAGAGATGATGGTTCGTATTTGAAATTTGATAAGAATGCGATTGTTATTATTGATAATGATGGAAATCCGAGAGGAACACGTATATTCGGTGCTGTTGCCAGAGAATTAAGACAAAAGAATTTTATGAAAATTATATCACTAGCCGCTGAGGTAGTGTAA
- a CDS encoding 50S ribosomal protein L24: MHVCKNDLVAVMSGNEAGKTGRIMKVLRDKKRVVIKGVNLVYKHTKPSQKNPQGGRMQKEASIAVSNILPVCQNKSCGKNGKGVRTKKKVLENGNKLRVCAYCGFEILSAE, from the coding sequence ATGCATGTTTGTAAGAATGATTTAGTTGCTGTTATGTCTGGTAATGAAGCCGGTAAAACCGGACGAATAATGAAAGTTTTACGGGATAAAAAACGGGTTGTAATAAAAGGGGTAAACTTGGTTTACAAACACACAAAGCCTAGTCAAAAGAATCCTCAAGGTGGTAGAATGCAAAAAGAGGCTTCTATTGCTGTATCGAATATATTACCTGTTTGTCAAAATAAAAGCTGCGGAAAAAATGGAAAAGGTGTACGGACAAAGAAGAAGGTCCTGGAGAATGGGAATAAGCTTCGTGTTTGTGCTTATTGCGGGTTTGAAATATTATCGGCTGAATGA